One window of Nakaseomyces glabratus chromosome A, complete sequence genomic DNA carries:
- the SDH6 gene encoding Sdh6p (CAGL0A03080g~Ortholog(s) have role in mitochondrial respiratory chain complex II assembly and mitochondrion localization), translating into MARKLSGLQREVIHLYRSAVRVAHTKPVENQPHFLQFIHAEFSKYRDLPRKDFTTIEHLLRVGNRRLKMYSQPELKDIH; encoded by the coding sequence ATGGCTAGGAAGTTGAGTGGGTTGCAAAGGGAAGTTATACATCTGTACAGAAGTGCGGTTAGAGTAGCTCATACCAAACCGGTGGAGAACCAACCACACTTCCTGCAGTTTATACACGCGGAGTTCAGCAAGTACCGGGACTTGCCTCGTAAGGATTTCACCACGATAGAGCATCTGCTGCGCGTTGGCAACAGAAGGCTGAAGATGTACTCTCAGCCCGAACTGAAAGATATACACTAA
- the ARO10 gene encoding phenylpyruvate decarboxylase ARO10 (CAGL0A03102g~Ortholog(s) have phenylpyruvate decarboxylase activity) — protein sequence MAPVTLDPKVTADTSRYSGVQSNSGFAYGEITFGEYVFRRLLSCGTKSVFGVPGDFNLALLEHLYDDSVADALRWVGNCNELNAAYAADGYSRYTNKIGCLITTYGVGELSALNGVAGSFAEDVKVLHIVGVASSQTSCKNTDNKNVHHLIPALNDSNFVSPNHKTYYEMVKDRVCCAAEYLEDIDVACDMLDKVIEDMYRYSKPGYLFIPADFADMMVSTRNLVARPTITLEQAIAPLVGCGESQLEAIVAKVAQLIYNSSNPCILGDVLTDRYGVSQQLNSLISHCQMWNFSTVMGKSVIDESNPYYKGLYNGRECSSSVIEDFSKCDLILHFGIERNEINNGHYTIDYNEHIGANVVEFHSDYIRFFNSKTKEEDMIRGVNFVHVLNRLQPAIQADKLSFNYQECSTTSNADSKIDSQSSNEITQEFLQDIMPQYLNPGDVLVCETGSVQFGVRDYRFPSNVKYVSQGFYLSIGMALPASLGVGIGMQDYPMSHIPNPEEIEYEPKLILFEGDGSAQMTIQELSTMLHNNVKMEIFLWNNDGYTIERAIKGPTRSYNDIAPWNWTKMFEAFGDGLGSKHKTRNQVYSTREEFLTRLREKKDTKHNDPACQIELLEVKMGVLDFPEQLKCMVSAAMYNKKKEQSMSN from the coding sequence atggcaCCAGTAACTTTAGACCCTAAGGTTACCGCTGACACATCACGTTATAGTGGTGTCCAAAGCAATTCCGGATTCGCCTATGGCGAGATCACCTTCGGTGAGTACGTGTTCCGCAGATTGCTCTCGTGTGGTACAAAGTCCGTGTTCGGTGTGCCAGGTGACTTCAACTTGGCCTTGCTGGAGCACTTGTACGACGACTCTGTCGCCGATGCCCTCAGGTGGGTGGGCAACTGTAACGAGCTGAACGCCGCCTACGCCGCTGACGGTTACTCCCGCTACACCAACAAGATAGGCTGCTTGATTACCACTTACGGTGTCGGAGAGCTCAGCGCCTTGAACGGTGTCGCCGGCAGTTTCGCCGAGGACGTCAAAGTGCTGCACATCGTCGGTGTCGCCAGCTCGCAGACCTCATGCAAGAACACCGACAACAAGAACGTCCACCACTTGATCCCAGCATTGAACGACTCGAACTTCGTGTCCCCAAACCACAAGACTTACTATGAGATGGTCAAAGACCGCGTGTGCTGCGCCGCCGAGTACCTGGAGGACATCGACGTGGCATGCGATATGCTCGACAAGGTCATAGAGGACATGTACAGGTACTCCAAGCCGGGCTACCTGTTCATCCCAGCGGACTTCGCGGACATGATGGTGTCCACTCGTAACTTGGTCGCTAGGCCCACCATCACGCTGGAGCAAGCCATCGCGCCATTGGTCGGCTGCGGCGAGTCCCAGCTGGAGGCCATCGTCGCCAAAGTAGCACAGCTCATCTACAACAGCTCCAACCCTTGTATCCTGGGTGACGTGTTGACCGACAGGTACGGGGTCTCCCAGCAGCTGAACAGCCTGATCAGCCACTGTCAGATGTGGAACTTCTCCACCGTGATGGGCAAGTCTGTGATAGACGAGAGCAACCCTTACTACAAAGGCCTGTACAACGGTAGGGAGTGCTCTTCCTCGGTCATCGAGGACTTCAGCAAGTGCGACTTGATCCTGCACTTCGGTATCGAGCGTAACGAGATCAACAACGGCCATTACACAATTGACTACAACGAGCACATCGGTGCCAACGTCGTAGAGTTCCACAGCGACTACATCAGATTCTTCAACTCAAAgaccaaagaagaagacatgATCCGCGGTGTCAACTTCGTCCACGTCTTGAACAGGCTGCAACCAGCCATCCAGGCCGACAAGTTGTCCTTCAACTACCAAGAGTGCTCCACAACCAGCAACGCGGACTCTAAAATTGACTCCCAGTCTTCCAATGAGATCACCCAGGAGTTCTTGCAAGACATCATGCCACAGTACTTGAACCCCGGTGACGTCCTTGTCTGTGAGACCGGCTCCGTTCAATTCGGTGTCCGTGATTACAGGTTCCCATCCAACGTCAAGTACGTCTCCCAGGGATTCTACCTGTCCATCGGTATGGCTTTGCCGGCCTCCCTCGGTGTCGGTATCGGTATGCAAGACTACCCTATGTCCCACATCCCTAACCCTGAGGAGATCGAATATGAACCAAAGTTGATCCTGTTCGAAGGTGACGGCTCTGCACAAATGACCATCCAGGAATTGAGCACAATGTTGCACAACAACGTCAAGATGGAGATCTTCCTGTGGAACAACGACGGTTACACCATCGAGAGAGCCATCAAGGGTCCAACCAGATCATACAATGACATCGCCCCATGGAACTGGACCAAGATGTTCGAAGCATTCGGAGACGGACTGGGCTCTAAGCACAAGACCAGAAACCAGGTATACTCGACCAGAGAAGAGTTCTTGACTAGATTGAGGGAAAAGAAAGACACCAAACACAATGACCCAGCATGCCAAATCGAGCTGTTGGAAGTCAAGATGGGCGTGCTGGACTTCCCAGAACAACTGAAATGCATGGTCAGCGCTGCCATgtacaacaagaagaaggaacAAAGCATGAGCAATTAG
- the YRA1 gene encoding RNA-binding protein YRA1 (CAGL0A03117g~Ortholog(s) have ATP-dependent RNA helicase inhibitor activity, RNA binding activity) yields the protein MSANLDKSLDEIIGSKKTARPSNRTRAGHAARPKRAAKQINPRRRVVPGRRAVSKPVAAPASAAVARAASLLHGTREARVTVEGLPRDIKQDAVREFFQSQVGGVQRVLLSYNERGQSTGMANVTFRNGELAKKAVAQFSGAPIDGGKSRLRLNIVVDPTVQPARPLTERIRAISRERVVAQKAKPVKGPSKKAAAVKARKQKPKAKKEKQPKKNLEDLDKEMADYFGEGKN from the exons atGTCTGCTAACTTAGATAAGTCCCTTGACGAAATTATTGGCTCCAAGAAGACTGCCAGACCTTCTAACAGAACTCGTGCTGGACACGCTGCTCGCCCTAAGAGAGCTGCCAAGCAAATTAACCCACGTCGTCGTGTCGTTCCAGGTAGACGTGCTGTTTCCAAGCCTGTTGCCGCACCAGCTTCCGCTGCTGTTGCCAGAGCTGCTAGTTTGCTTCACGGTACTAGAGAAGCTAGAGTAACTGTTGAAGGTTTGCCAAGAGACATCAAGCAAGATGCAGTTAGA gAATTCTTCCAATCCCAAGTAGGTGGTGTTCAAAGAGTTTTGTTGAGTTACAACGAGAGAGGTCAATCCACTGGTATGGCCAACGTTACCTTCAGAAATGGTGAACTTGCTAAGAAGGCTGTTGCTCAGTTCAGTGGTGCACCAATTGATGGTGGTAAGTCTAGACTAAGATTGAACATCGTTGTTGACCCAACCGTTCAACCAGCTAGACCTTTGACCGAAAGAATTAGAGCTATTTCCCGTGAGAGAGTTGTTGCCCAAAAGGCTAAGCCTGTCAAGGGCCCATCCAAGAAGGCAGCTGCTGTCAAGGCCCGTAAGCAAAAGCCAAAGGCCAAGAAGGAGAAGCAACCaaagaagaacttggaaGACCTAGACAAGGAAATGGCTGACTACTTTGGTGAAGGTAAGAACTAA
- the COI1 gene encoding Coi1p (CAGL0A03146g~Ortholog(s) have mitochondrial outer membrane localization), with product MSNPFKNIGKNLLYISGVGVLSLVIVKSIVRARRDAKFKPHALVGDEASSAQDYYDNLAQVKPGFPLPKKLDKDEEFSIVDAATTRKSKYEAGGVSAVTRKRGDRLGFLDRRNND from the coding sequence ATGTCTAATCCTTTCAAGAACATCGGTAAGAACTTGCTGTATATCAGTGGTGTAGGTGTGCTCTCGCTTGTGATCGTCAAGAGTATAGTGAGGGCGCGCAGGGATGCCAAGTTTAAGCCGCACGCGTTGGTTGGCGATGAGGCCAGCAGTGCACAGGACTACTATGATAACTTGGCGCAGGTGAAGCCCGGGTTCCCGCTGCCGAAGAAGCTCGACAAAGACGAGGAGTTCAGTATAGTGGATGCCGCGACAACGAGGAAGAGCAAGTACGAAGCCGGGGGTGTTAGTGCTGTGACGAGGAAAAGAGGTGATAGACTCGGGTTCCTGGACCGTCGGAACAATGACTGA
- the RPP2B gene encoding ribosomal protein P2 (CAGL0A03168g~60S acidic ribosomal protein): MKYLAAYLLLTQGGNESPAAADIKKVIESVGIEADEARINELLSALEGKSLDELIAEGQQKFASVPVGGAAAGGASAAAGGAAAGEAAEEKEEEAAEESDDDMGFGLFD, translated from the coding sequence atgaagtaCTTGGCCGCTTACCTATTGTTGACCCAAGGTGGTAACGAATCTCCAGCTGCTGCTGACATCAAGAAGGTTATCGAATCTGTTGGTATTGAAGCTGACGAAGCTAGAATCAACGAATTGTTGTCTGCTTTGGAAGGTAAGTCCTTGGACGAATTGATCGCTGAAGGTCAACAAAAGTTCGCCTCTGTTCCAGTTGGTGGTGCTGCTGCTGGTGGTGCTTCCGCTGCTGCTGGTGGTGCCGCTGCCGGTGAAGCTGctgaagaaaaggaagaagaagctgctgAAGAATCCGATGACGACATGGGTTTCGGTTTGTTCGACTAA
- the NKP1 gene encoding Nkp1p (CAGL0A03190g~Ortholog(s) have kinetochore localization) — protein sequence MDISVPESQVYADITGFIEQQQRELTNINEYLDDSDAVPVEVQELVELGYRNKLRSKTRTTSTDLLVKNVYELENEWKLRTMTEMMDIIGDIPKHSIGSELRESIEDPAGHSHNAAIDDLIEDILKLPQLQLADTAHEDDDNAQLLREYRNLKNDVIDKCNEIVASRQELRDMDINLEPVRSLLKAIPHSSEGDIRQYFIDYQGQLESVVKELSLVVEEAYKQSENDPIMRGKLADIINNM from the coding sequence ATGGATATAAGTGTCCCAGAATCACAGGTGTATGCGGACATCACTGGGTTCATCGAGCAACAGCAGCGCGAGCTGACTAACATCAATGAGTACCTAGATGACTCCGATGCCGTGCCCGTTGAAGTTCAGGAACTGGTGGAGTTAGGGTACAGGAACAAGCTGAGAAGCAAGACGCGGACCACTTCCACTGATCTACTGGTGAAGAATGTCTACGAGTTGGAGAACGAGTGGAAGTTACGCACGATGACTGAGATGATGGACATAATCGGTGACATACCGAAACATTCCATAGGCAGTGAATTGAGAGAGAGCATTGAGGATCCAGCGGGACACTCACACAACGCAGCCATTGACGACTTAATCGAGGATATACTGAAGTTGCCACAGCTGCAACTGGCCGATACCGCACatgaggatgatgataaCGCGCAGTTACTCCGAGAGTACCGCAACCTCAAGAACGATGTCATCGATAAGTGCAATGAGATTGTAGCGAGCAGACAAGAGCTGAGAGATATGGATATAAACTTGGAGCCAGTGCGGAGCTTGCTCAAAGCGATCCCGCATAGCTCGGAGGGGGACATACGACAGTATTTTATAGACTACCAAGGGCAGCTGGAGAGCGTAGTCAAGGAACTTTCCTTGGTGGTTGAAGAGGCTTACAAGCAATCGGAGAATGATCCGATAATGCGAGGTAAACTAGCagatataataaataatatgtAG
- the ATO3 gene encoding putative ammonium permease ATO3 (CAGL0A03212g~Ortholog(s) have ammonium transmembrane transporter activity, role in ammonium transport, nitrogen utilization, transmembrane transport and mitochondrion, plasma membrane localization) — translation MSSSSSQIDIEKAPVTMEKAVSLPGVTVSESRSQPIQEIYADSEFVTLGGYTYRRTQLLTALGIDEHREQHTPVVKKLANPVPLGLASFSICCLVLSLINANVRGVTSNQFVISMYMLFGGAIELFAGLLCFVIGDTFSMTVFSSFGGFWLSYGLDFVPSMAAISEYDKDPNMLNNVIGFYLAAWCVFTFLMLMCCLKSAWGLFLLLFFLDFTFLMLCIGNFINDNNCKMAGGYFGILASVCGFYMLYCCVSSKENSYVPLRAIMMPN, via the coding sequence ATGAGCTCATCATCCTCACAGATAGATATTGAAAAGGCGCCTGTCACCATGGAGAAGGCTGTCTCCTTGCCTGGTGTCACTGTCTCCGAGAGCAGATCACAACctattcaagaaatttaCGCTGACTCTGAATTCGTCACCCTCGGTGGTTACACTTACAGAAGAACCCAACTGCTGACTGCGCTGGGTATCGACGAGCACCGTGAGCAACATACCCCAGTGGTGAAGAAGCTTGCCAACCCTGTGCCATTGGGTCTAGCGTCCTTCTCCATCTGTTGCCTTGTGCTGTCCTTGATCAACGCCAACGTCCGCGGTGTCACCAGTAACCAGTTCGTTATTTCCATGTACATGCTGTTCGGTGGTGCTATTGAGTTGTTCGCAGGTCTGCTATGTTTTGTCATCGGTGACACTTTCTCCATGACCGTCTTCTCTTCCTTCGGTGGTTTCTGGCTGAGTTACGGTTTAGACTTCGTGCCTTCCATGGCCGCCATTTCGGAGTACGACAAGGACCCTAACATGCTGAACAACGTCATCGGTTTCTACTTGGCCGCGTGGTGTGTGTTCACGTTCCTGATGTTGATGTGCTGCCTAAAGAGCGCTTGGGGTCTGTTCCTGCTGCTGTTCTTCCTAGACTTCACCTTTTTGATGCTTTGTATTGGTAACTTCATCAACGACAACAACTGTAAGATGGCAGGTGGTTATTTCGGTATTCTGGCAAGTGTATGTGGTTTCTACATGCTGTACTGCTGTGTCTCCTCAAAGGAGAACTCTTACGTCCCATTGAGAGCCATCATGATGCCAAACTAA
- the EFT2 gene encoding elongation factor 2 (CAGL0A03234g~Elongation factor 2) produces MVAFTVDQMRSLMDKVTNVRNMSVIAHVDHGKSTLTDSLVQKAGIISAAKAGEARFMDTRKDEQERGITIKSTAISLYSDLPEEDVKEIPQKSDGNSFLINLIDSPGHVDFSSEVTAALRVTDGALVVVDTVEGVCVQTETVLRQALGERIKPVVCINKVDRALLELQVSKEDLYQSFSRTVESVNVIISTYSDEVLGDVQVYPSKGTVAFGSGLHGWAFTIRQFATRYAKKFGVDKQKMMERLWGDSFFNPKTKKWTNKETDTDGKPLERAFNMFVLDPIFRLFAAIMNFKKDEIPTLLEKLEINLKSDEKDLEGKALLKVVMRKFLPAADALLEMIVMHLPSPVTAQNYRAEQLYEGPADDANCIAIKKCDPTADLMLYVSKMVPTSDKGRFYAFGRVFAGTVKSGQKIRIQGPNYVPGKKDDLFLKAVQRVVLMMGSRVEPIDDCPAGNIVGLVGIDQFLLKTGTLTTSETAYNMKVMKFSVSPVVQVAVDVKNANDLPKLVEGLKRLSKSDPCVLTQMSESGEHIVAGTGELHLEICLQDLENEHAGIPLKISPPVVAYRETVEAESSQVALSKSPNKHNRIYLKAEPMDEEVSLAIEQGKINPRDDFKARARVMADEYGWDVTDARKIWCFGPDGNGPNLVVDQTKAVQYLNEIKDSVVSAFQWATKEGPILGETMRSVRVNILDVTLHADAIHRGAGQIMPTMRRATYAGFLLAEPKIQEPVFLVEIQCPEQAVGGIYSVLNKKRGQVVSEEQRPGTPLFTVKAYLPVNESFGFTGELRQATGGQAFPQMVFDHWATLNSDPLDPTSKAGEIVTAARKRHGMKEEVPGWQEYYDKL; encoded by the coding sequence ATGGTTGCTTTCACTGTTGACCAAATGCGTTCCCTGATGGACAAGGTTACCAATGTGCGTAACATGTCCGTCATTGCCCATGTCGATCACGGTAAGTCTACTTTGACCGATTCTTTGGTGCAAAAGGCTGGTATTATCTCAGCTGCCAAGGCTGGTGAAGCCCGTTTCATGGATACCAGAAAGGATGAACAAGAAAGAGGTATCACCATCAAGTCTACCGCTATTTCTTTGTACTCTGACTTGccagaagaagatgtcAAGGAAATCCCACAAAAGTCTGACGGTAACTCTTTCTTGATTAACTTGATCGACTCCCCAGGTCACGTTGACTTCTCCTCTGAAGTTACCGCTGCCTTGCGTGTTACTGATGGTGCTTTGGTCGTCGTCGACACTGTTGAAGGTGTCTGTGTCCAAACCGAAACCGTCTTGAGACAAGCTTTGGGTGAAAGAATCAAGCCTGTTGTCTGTATCAACAAGGTCGACAGAGCTTTGCTAGAATTGCAAGTCTCCAAGGAAGATTTGTACCAATCTTTCTCCAGAACCGTTGAATCCGTCAACGTTATCATCTCCACTTACTCTGACGAAGTCTTGGGTGACGTTCAAGTCTACCCATCCAAGGGTACCGTGGCTTTCGGTTCCGGTTTGCACGGTTGGGCTTTCACCATCCGTCAATTCGCCACCAGATACGCTAAGAAGTTCGGTGTCGACAAGCAAAAGATGATGGAAAGATTGTGGGGTGACTCTTTCTTCAACCCAAAGACCAAGAAGTGGACTAACAAGGAAACCGACactgacggtaagccatTGGAAAGAGCTTTCAACATGTTCGTCTTGGACCCAATCTTCAGATTGTTTGCTGCTATCATGAACTTCAAGAAGGACGAAATCCCAACCTTGTTGGAAAAGTTGGAAATCAACTTGAAGTCCGATGAAAAGGACTTGGAAGGTAAGGCTTTGCTAAAGGTTGTCATGAGAAAGTTCTTGCCAGCTGCTGACGCTTTGCTAGAAATGATCGTCATGCACTTGCCATCTCCAGTCACCGCTCAAAACTACAGAGCTGAACAATTGTACGAAGGTCCAGCTGACGATGCTAACTGTATCGCCATCAAGAAGTGTGACCCAACCGCTGATTTGATGTTGTACGTCTCCAAGATGGTTCCAACCTCCGATAAGGGTAGATTCTACGCCTTCGGTAGAGTCTTCGCCGGTACCGTCAAGTCCGGTCAAAAGATCAGAATCCAAGGTCCAAACTACGTCCCAGGTAAGAAGGACGATTTGTTCCTAAAGGCCGTCCAAAGAGTCGTCCTAATGATGGGTTCCAGAGTTGAACCAATCGATGACTGTCCAGCCGGTAACATTGTCGGTTTGGTCGGTATCGATCAATTCTTGTTGAAGACTGGTACTTTGACCACTTCCGAAACCGCTTACAACATGAAGGTCATGAAGTTCTCTGTCTCTCCAGTTGTCCAAGTTGCCGTCGACGTCAAGAACGCTAACGATTTGCCAAAGTTGGTCGAAGGTTTGAAGAGATTGTCCAAGTCTGACCCATGTGTCTTGACTCAAATGTCCGAATCCGGTGAACACATTGTCGCTGGTACCGGTGAATTGCATTTGGAAATTTGTTTGCAAGATTTGGAAAACGAACACGCTGGTATTCCATTGAAGATCTCCCCACCAGTTGTCGCCTACAGAGAAACTGTCGAAGCTGAATCTTCTCAAGTTGCTTTGTCCAAGTCTCCAAACAAGCATAACAGAATCTACTTGAAGGCTGAACCAATGGACGAAGAAGTCTCCTTGGCTATCGAACAAGGTAAGATCAACCCAAGAGACGATTTCAAGGCCAGAGCTAGAGTTATGGCTGACGAATACGGCTGGGATGTCACTGACGCCAGAAAGATCTGGTGTTTCGGTCCAGACGGTAACGGTCCAAACTTGGTTGTTGACCAAACTAAGGCTGTCCAATACTTGAACGAAATCAAGGACTCCGTCGTCTCTGCCTTCCAATGGGCTACCAAGGAAGGTCCAATCTTGGGTGAAACCATGAGATCCGTCAGAGTTAACATCTTGGATGTTACCTTGCACGCTGATGCTATCCACAGAGGTGCTGGTCAAATCATGCCAACCATGAGAAGAGCTACTTACGCTGGTTTCTTGTTGGCTGAACCAAAGATTCAAGAACCTGTTTTCTTGGTCGAAATTCAATGTCCAGAACAAGCTGTCGGTGGTATCTACTCCGtcttgaacaagaagagaGGTCAAGTTGTCTCTGAAGAACAAAGACCAGGTACTCCATTGTTCACCGTCAAGGCTTACTTGCCAGTTAACGAATCTTTCGGTTTCACTGGTGAACTAAGACAAGCTACTGGTGGTCAAGCTTTCCCACAAATGGTCTTCGACCACTGGGCTACTCTAAACTCCGACCCATTGGACCCAACTTCCAAGGCTGGTGAAATTGTCACTGCTGCCCGTAAGAGACACGGTATGAAGGAAGAAGTTCCAGGCTGGCAAGAATACTACGACAAATTGTAA
- the MUS81 gene encoding Mus81p (CAGL0A03256g~Ortholog(s) have crossover junction endodeoxyribonuclease activity, enzyme inhibitor activity), which produces MLPDNLKDLYVQWLQELIDSLSEKQEQLINTYSKAKKNLIDHDGVFYYPKDLLKVKGIGATIAKRLEARLVKHCEEIGVDVPRKQLPIDNGTQGSKSLKRVRTQLRIDGINTNDTDINKPVRKKRKYIPKKRSGAYAILLALLELGAQNKGVIKPDIIEAAQKYTDHSMTPNYTTKEFYSAWSSIAQLKKHELVLIEGRPQQYTLTEEGLQLADTLRLADGIDIDGKSIASSMDTNNAYYSDEHTADFSALKHDLSGLTCAPIKDGTNSSGNYSILEKTFGSQDFNVRHHEIGMVQRSHTFGNGDSNNSIEPLPRDTSEFTTQPSLIQRRRFESVSYELWQPGTYEIYPVIDHREVRSHSDREFFFNAFKARDMKSEIRQLSLGDIIWVAKNKTTGQQCILNTIIERKRLDDLAMSIRDNRFMEQKNRLEKSGCKHKYYLIEETIGSSIGNMADALKTTLWIILVYYRFSMIRTVNAEDSVDKLHALHTVICESYKHKALVVLYPTDLKSQDHYRGILSIFQNEFERSGNLECCHTFDTFQDIMGKRELKTIKEITIHILMLVRGVSLEKAVFIQRHFPTLNHLLNAYRKCNSQMEAKLMMFQKFGNAPGAKKITKQLSEKLAETFAF; this is translated from the coding sequence ATGCTACCAGATAATTTAAAGGACCTCTATGTACAATGGCTGCAAGAACTGATAGATAGTTTATCCGAGAAGCAAGAACAACTGATAAACACTTACTCAAAGGCAAAGAAGAATCTAATCGATCATGACGgtgttttttattatccAAAAGATTTGCTGAAAGTTAAAGGAATTGGTGCTACCATTGCGAAAAGACTAGAGGCTCGTCTTGTTAAGCATTGTGAGGAAATTGGAGTTGATGTTCCCAGAAAACAACTGCCAATTGATAATGGAACACAAGGAAGCAAGTCACTCAAAAGAGTACGAACACAACTGCGTATTGATGGTATAAATACTAATGATACTGATATTAATAAACCTGTAAGGAAAAAGCGGAAATATATTCCAAAGAAAAGGTCTGGTGCATATGCAATATTGTTAGCATTGCTTGAACTTGGAGCTCAGAACAAAGGTGTGATAAAGCCGGACATCATAGAAGCAGCTCAAAAGTATACTGATCATAGTATGACACCAAATTATACTACAAAGGAATTTTACAGTGCATGGTCGTCAATTGCCCAACTAAAAAAGCATGAGCTTGTCCTAATTGAGGGTCGACCGCAACAATATACTTTAACCGAGGAGGGGTTACAGTTAGCAGATACTTTACGGCTGGCCGATGgtattgatattgatgGAAAATCAATAGCAAGTAGTATGGATACAAATAATGCTTATTATAGTGATGAGCATACAGCAGATTTTTCTGCATTAAAACATGATCTGTCAGGTTTGACATGCGCTCCAATTAAAGATGGTACCAATTCATCAGGGAACTATTCTATTCTTGAGAAAACATTTGGAAGTCAAGATTTTAATGTAAGACATCATGAAATTGGCATGGTTCAGCGATCGCATACTTTTGGTAATGGTGACTCTAATAACTCTATTGAACCACTCCCTAGAGATACTTCTGAATTCACAACACAGCCTTCATTaatacaaagaagaagattcGAGAGTGTAAGTTATGAGCTGTGGCAACCAGGAACGTATGAAATATATCCTGTAATAGATCACAGAGAAGTACGTTCACATTCTGATAGAGAGTTCTTCTTTAATGCATTCAAAGCTAGAGACATGAAATCAGAGATAAGGCAGTTGTCTTTGGGTGATATTATTTGGGtagcaaaaaataaaactacGGGTCAGCAATGCATTCTAAACACAATTATTGAGCGGAAGCGACTAGATGATTTAGCTATGAGTATAAGAGATAATAGATTCATGGAACAAAAAAACAGACTTGAAAAGTCAGGTTGTAAGCACAAATACTATCTAATTGAGGAAACTATTGGTTCATCAATTGGTAATATGGCAGATGCATTGAAAACTACTTTATGGATCATATTAGTTTACTACAGATTTTCAATGATTCGCACAGTTAATGCTGAGGACAGTGTGGATAAATTGCATGCTCTTCATACAGTTATTTGTGAGAGCTATAAACACAAAGCTCTTGTTGTACTATATCCGACCGATTTGAAAAGTCAAGATCATTACAGAGGCATACTAAGCATATTCCaaaatgaatttgaaagatcAGGTAACCTAGAATGTTGTCATACTTTTGACACATTTCAAGATATTATGGGAAAACGAGAGTTGAAGACAATCAAGGAGATAACTATTCATATTCTAATGTTAGTCAGAGGAGTGTCGCTTGAGAAAGCTGTGTTTATACAAAGGCATTTCCCAACCCTGAATCATCTTCTTAATGCCTACAGAAAATGTAATAGCCAAATGGAGGCTAAATTAATGATGTTTCAAAAGTTTGGAAATGCGCCAGGtgccaaaaaaataacgaAGCAACTATCTGAAAAGCTAGCTGAAACATTTGCTTTTTGA
- a CDS encoding 60S ribosomal protein eL19 (CAGL0A03278g~Ortholog(s) have cytosol localization): protein MANLRTQKRLAASVIGAGKRKVWLDPNETSEIAQANSRNAIRKLVKNGTIVKKAVTVHSRSRTREHALSKRNGRHTGYGKRKGTKEARLPSQVVWIRRLRVLRRLLAKYRDAGKIDKHLYHVLYKEAKGNAFKHKRALVEHIIQAKADAQREKALSEQAEARRMKNRAARERRAQRVAEKREALLKESA, encoded by the exons AT GGCTAACTTACGTACTCAAAAGAGACTTGCCGCTTCTGTCATTGGTGCTGGTAAGAGAAAGGTTTGGTTGGACCCAAACGAAACCTCTGAGATTGCTCAAGCCAACTCCAGAAACGCCATCAGAAAGTTGGTCAAGAACGGTACCATTGTCAAGAAGGCTGTTACCGTTCACTCTAGATCCAGAACTAGAGAACATGCTCTATCTAAGAGAAACGGTCGTCACACTGGTTACGGTAAGAGAAAGGGTACTAAGGAAGCTCGTCTTCCATCCCAAGTCGTCTGGATCAGAAGACTACGTGTCTTGAGAAGATTGCTTGCTAAGTACCGTGACGCTGGTAAGATCGACAAGCACTTGTACCACGTTTTGTACAAGGAAGCTAAGGGTAACGCCTTCAAGCACAAGAGAGCTTTGGTTGAACACATTATCCAAGCTAAGGCTGATGCTCAACGTGAAAAGGCTTTGAGCGAACAAGCTGAAGCTAGAAGAATGAAGAACAGAGCTGCTCGTGAGAGAAGAGCCCAAAGAGTCGCTGAAAAGAGAGAAGCTTTGTTGAAGGAATCTGCTTAA